TGAAGACTGCCATATTTCCGGTCATCAATCGCTCTACACTACACGGTGCTGGTGTTGTCCACTCTTGTGCAAGGCATCATGGGCTCAGGCTCGTCGAAAAAGATGGCGCCCGTCGCCACAAGGACGATCGAGACACAGACTGACGTCAGCAACCTCGAGGACGTCCCGTCACAGTCAGATCCTGGGACGATGTATTTCCAAGCCCGAGCGACACACGGTCCCGGTACGAGAGCACCCCCACCGACCGCTACCGTACTACCGGTCACGGCCAACGGGCAACACAAGACGGCAGGGCATGGCGGGAACCAGGAGGGAGTTCTGCCGGCCCCCAAACCTCCATCAACGTCTAAGGACCAGCTCACGGCGAATCAGAACTATCAAGAGATGGATGAACGCGCTAGACAGGTGAATTGGTCAAGACTTTTATGgttgaatttgaaaatatattttatctTTAAAATGTGTAATTATCATCCATACATTCTGTCTATTATTGCCCTTGTATGTCTGTCTACGTGTATGTTTCCCAAATCCAcatacttgcaattagcctttcgGGCATGAACCTGTGAATAAAACTTCTGTTAAAATGCAGTTagtgtatataacgttacgtctGCGATTTGACCAAGTCTAAAAAACGGTTCTTCTTCACCCATCCAGGCTACAGCGTCAGAGGCTAACTCCTTCGATGGGCTAAACCAGTATCTAATGAAGGGGAAGAAAGAAACGGTTGCTGTGGAAAGTACGCCAGGATCATCCCAAAACCATGTGGGGGACGGGGAAACAGCCGATACCGATAAGGAGGGTGCCCAACATGGCGCCGTCAGACCTGAAACCTCGCGAGATCAGTCTCAAGCGAACGGCGAGACAGGAGAGGTGGAGGAGGCGAGAAACACCGCGGGAACCAACAATACGCAACAAGAAGCCGCTGGGACTCTTCAGGAAGATGTCGAGAGGCAAATAGAGGAAGCAAAAGCTACACAGGCGAAGATAGACATGCAGCGACAAATGTCCAAAAAGAGACAACAGTTAACGCTGCAGGAAAAGTTGGAAGCACGAAAAAGGAAAAGGCAAGAAGACGTCAACAGACAAGAGGAGAAAAGGGCGAGGGAGGAGCTAGCGGAGAAGCACGGAATAGCGGTGAGTCTGATGTCAATAGTACATCATATTCCGTTGGTTTTCTCTGTGGAGGATTTATGGATATTTCAGCAAAGTTGATCTTAGTCATTGATTCATGGTTCTGAGAttgttacatttatcattttgctTCACAATTGTAGCTTAACTTACAACTGCTACTTGTAGACACTTGCTTCTCAATGGCTGTATGCAAGATGGAACATTTTATCAACATGCATTGCTATATATTTACAGCCCCTAATTGTATACTAAGATGCATTTGTAACTCAAAAGTATCGTAGGTTATCAAAACTTGTATCTTCATGCACATTATAATTTTGCAGATGCCAGAGCAGGTCCTTGGCCAACAAACACAGGTGACCGACGTGAAGGGAATGGCAAAGAGTAATACTGAGGGAAAAACCGTTAGATTCGCCGACGACACCGCTCTGAACTTGGACGAAAAGCATGAAGAGGTTGTCATACCCTCAGAAGAGGTAAGTTCTTTGGAGCCTACTGTGGATGAACGTGTTTGTGCGTTAGACATTAATACTCTCATATATTGCATACTTAACGCTAGAACATAAGACTGGATGAACACACTTAATCAAATTCGGAGACAATAACAGGTTGGAACGCTACGGTTCTGACTAAAACACCTACTTACCATGAGCATAATTTTTCAGCCTGTTCCAAAAGGAATCGACAGACACGAGGAGATCAAGAAGGCGGAAGAAGCAGCTCCATTGATGCCGAAGATGCCCGTGACGAAGAAGGCGTCCGTGTACAAGAAGGAGGACATCTCACTCTTCAAGGACTTGGAGGACCACGCTGTGTCACTTGCTCTTGTGGTAAGAAGCTTCGATGATGTTGTCTACAACGGTGAGAAGTATTTTATGACAAGGTAAGATAAGAAATGTTGACTAATTTATTTTAACATTTCATAAATCATTTGCTTACTGTAGAGAAAATTGGGCATGACACACGATTAAGTCTCTTTCCAGCATTAAGCACTGGGAGTAGGACCTAATCTGGAAAAAAAGGTCATACAGAAGGGACACAAGGGAGGAGATAATGAGTATTGGCACGACAGGGACAAAAGGCCAATGCATATGCAAagtaaatgaaatatgaaatatgacgcatttcgtttttttttttttttttgcttcctgTGGTGACAGAAACCCAAGACGACGGACACGTTCGCGACCCTGATGGAGGTCCTCCTCATCCATGACCTCTCTGACCTGGAGAAAGTGCGCATGATCTTCCACTGGGTCACTGCGCAGAACCTGAACGAAATGTCGTTTGGTGATGACGTAGAGGACGACTCCCCAGCTGGGTACCTGAAGGCCATTAAAGAAGAAAGGCAGACGTACGCCACGCTGTTCGAACGACTTTGCAGGTGGGTAGAGCTAAAATGATGGAGtctcctaatctccaagcagatcttgcggtggcataagatagtatcataagctgagagggagtttagccggcagaggagtttcattgcgGTGGCCAACGAAACTCCTCTGCCAACTGAGATCGTTCCCCAGCTTatcatactatcttatgccactgcatgatctgcttggagattaggagtCTCCCACCGTCAACTAatgaacaacaaaaaattatatGTGCATGTGGCTCGTATACTTACTAACAGGCATTAACATTTACTGGTCACGGCTTCAATGTAGTTTTCATACATCTTGGGGAACAGGGGATTTGGTCCGAAGGGATACCCGACTGAAACCTGTCAGGCTACCAATCTGtacaaaaaagacaaataagACGCTTAAATAGTTGCTAACGACAGATTAGCTGAGGGATAGTAGATATGTATGTTGATATAAAACGCGTGAAATAAACCCTGAGCGCATGTCTTTTACCCCAGTTTCACTacgttttctttcttccttttttatCGTTAGTGCTGCTGGACTCCACTCCAAGACTGTCCACGGGTACATGAAGGGTGTGCGGTACAACCCCGACCACCATTTTGACGGCCCAGGAGACCGACACCGCGGAACGTGGAACGCCGTGTTGGTGGACGGGGAGTGGCGCCTCATCGACTGTCACTGGGGCTCCAGACATGTCACTGGTAGGTACTAGTAGGTTTGGAATACTCAAgttatatacagttctttgAAATCATTTGTTTGTGCAAAAGTTGCATGGTTCAGGATGTCACTGTTGTCCTAATATCAATTAAAATGTAGTTCGTTATTTGTGATACAAGTAGATTATCAAAGTATAAAAACCTGTCAACCTAATTTACATGTTTCATATCCTTTGCAAACAACTCAACATTTGAAAAGGGAATTACATACATCATTTAGTCTATGTAGATATATAAATATGATAAGCATTGAGCTTTGTCCAATGTACAGTTAAAGAGGTGCGCCAATGACTTCACATCTTTTCCAATAATGTCTGTAAATTCCATTATATAGGTGATGACCAAGTCGATATCGACCAGCTGACCACCGTGTACAAGTACGAAGAGTTCTATTTCCTTACTGACCCTGAACAGCTGATCGACACCCACTTCCCCGACCAGCCTGAGTGGCAGCTACTAGACAAGCCCATCTCTCTCGCCGACTTCGAGGCAGGCGTCAAATGCTGGCCTCTGTTCTACAAGCTGCACGCGTCGCTGGTCAGCCACAAATCCGGGATAGTTCACACGGAAGACGGCACGGCCGAAATACGCGTCGGTTTCCCGAAAGACGATTTCACCAAAGTTCGGTTCTCCTATCGACTCAAAACAAAGGATAGACAAGACACAGTCGATGGAGTCGAACTGAACCGGTATGTTTTGCAAGAGACCAAGGACGATCACGAGAGTTTCACAGTCCAAGTACCCACAGAAGGGCGGTATCTCATTGAGATATACGGAGGGGAAGATACGGGAGATCAGGAGCACACGGAGACCTCTAACGTCTGTCTCTACATGGTAGTTTGTGAGTCCGCGAAGCAAAGCTGTACCCCGCTCCCCGAGTGTCCGATAGCGTGGGGCCCTGGCAGGGACGTGGTGAAAGCTGGGATGACTCCGCTGAGTCACAAGGAGGCTGTAATCAAAACAGACACAGGACAAGTCGAGATCAAGTTCAGGCGGCCTAGCAATCTCGACTTTAGGCAGAACCTGTACAAGGTCAAGTGCGAAGAGACCGAGCTGGCAGGGTTCGCGGTTAACGCGTTGAAGAGCGATGAGGTGACCTTCCTGGTCAGGGCACCTGAGAAGGGAACCTACGGACTGATAATATATGGTAAAAACGGAGACGGAAGCAAATTCTCACAACTGTGCTACTACGTCATAGAGTGTGAGAAGGATCCAGACGGTGTCGTTCCGTTCCCACAAGCTGCCAATCATCAGTTCGGTCCGTTAGAACCTCAGTTTTCGGAACTCGGCCTTGTCAAAACAGAAAATGCCAACTATCACCTAAAGACTGAAAACGGTGAGGTCAATGTGAACGTTAGGCTTACCAACGAAAAGCTATTAGCTTTCAAACATATCTTATCGTCTAGAGCGCAAGACGGTAAGGAAAGTTTGGATCAGTACGTCCTCAGACAGACGGTGGACAACAGCACATCCATGTTGTTCCGCCCTCCCCATGCCGGGGAGTACAGTCTCGCGTTGTACGCCGGGACAGGTACGGAACTAAAGAACGTGGTGAACTTCTTCATCACGTGTGACAAGCCAAAAGATAATGTCCAGCCATTCCCAGTTATTGGGGACGCCAGCTGGGGGCCAATCCTTCCCCCGTTCTCTGACATTGGTCTCTCATTGGTAGCCCCTAAGACTGCATACATCACAAGCGACACCGGGGAAGTTATCATCGACCTCGATTTGTCCAAACCTGTCATGTTGCGGACCCGTATGTCACTCCACAAAGATGGTACAAGTGAGAGCATGGATCAGTACATTTTCTACGAACTAGGCAACGAAAATGGAACAGTCAGCCTTCGTCTCCCGAAGGAAGGCAGCTACAAGGTTGAAATGTTTGGACAAGACATAGCATCTTCGACAGAGGGTGTTCCCTTGGTTgcaaatttctttgtagaatGTACGAAACCCCTAACGGACGCGACACCGTTTCCCAAAATCGTAGGTGCCAAATGGGGACCGGGATGTCGTCTGCATGAGCCAACATCCGGGGTATTATCACGTGATCAGGTAGTCAACTTCAAGGTGGATGTTCCGCATGCGTTCCAGGTTGCTGTGAAAGGGGATTCCGTGCAGGCGATGAACAAGATCGAAGGAAACACTTGGGAGGCGAAGTATGCCATCGGAAAGGCGGAGAAATCGGTGACTATTCTGGCAAATTATGAGGAAGGTTCGCAGAAATTCGCTGGTCTGTTGGGTTTCACCGTCGCAGACTGAGGAGGACACGTGCAGTCAGAAGAGAACTGCTGGAAATGTATTCCCAAGAAATATACTGTTTAAACAAGTCATAATAGGtgtgaaaatgtatttatgtgaatctgaatttatgaagtacCGGCGTTATTTCATCTGCAAAACCATTAGACTAAAACAACAACTtgtacatttgtttttatttatcaacAATACCCTCTGTAATcattttgaatattgttttgAATTTAGAATATTGTAAAATAAATGATTTGCAAGTCAAGATGTACATTTTACGTCGATTGTACCCCTGCATctt
The sequence above is drawn from the Branchiostoma floridae strain S238N-H82 chromosome 4, Bfl_VNyyK, whole genome shotgun sequence genome and encodes:
- the LOC118413902 gene encoding uncharacterized protein LOC118413902; the encoded protein is MGSGSSKKMAPVATRTIETQTDVSNLEDVPSQSDPGTMYFQARATHGPGTRAPPPTATVLPVTANGQHKTAGHGGNQEGVLPAPKPPSTSKDQLTANQNYQEMDERARQATASEANSFDGLNQYLMKGKKETVAVESTPGSSQNHVGDGETADTDKEGAQHGAVRPETSRDQSQANGETGEVEEARNTAGTNNTQQEAAGTLQEDVERQIEEAKATQAKIDMQRQMSKKRQQLTLQEKLEARKRKRQEDVNRQEEKRAREELAEKHGIAMPEQVLGQQTQVTDVKGMAKSNTEGKTVRFADDTALNLDEKHEEVVIPSEEPVPKGIDRHEEIKKAEEAAPLMPKMPVTKKASVYKKEDISLFKDLEDHAVSLALVKPKTTDTFATLMEVLLIHDLSDLEKVRMIFHWVTAQNLNEMSFGDDVEDDSPAGYLKAIKEERQTYATLFERLCSAAGLHSKTVHGYMKGVRYNPDHHFDGPGDRHRGTWNAVLVDGEWRLIDCHWGSRHVTGDDQVDIDQLTTVYKYEEFYFLTDPEQLIDTHFPDQPEWQLLDKPISLADFEAGVKCWPLFYKLHASLVSHKSGIVHTEDGTAEIRVGFPKDDFTKVRFSYRLKTKDRQDTVDGVELNRYVLQETKDDHESFTVQVPTEGRYLIEIYGGEDTGDQEHTETSNVCLYMVVCESAKQSCTPLPECPIAWGPGRDVVKAGMTPLSHKEAVIKTDTGQVEIKFRRPSNLDFRQNLYKVKCEETELAGFAVNALKSDEVTFLVRAPEKGTYGLIIYGKNGDGSKFSQLCYYVIECEKDPDGVVPFPQAANHQFGPLEPQFSELGLVKTENANYHLKTENGEVNVNVRLTNEKLLAFKHILSSRAQDGKESLDQYVLRQTVDNSTSMLFRPPHAGEYSLALYAGTGTELKNVVNFFITCDKPKDNVQPFPVIGDASWGPILPPFSDIGLSLVAPKTAYITSDTGEVIIDLDLSKPVMLRTRMSLHKDGTSESMDQYIFYELGNENGTVSLRLPKEGSYKVEMFGQDIASSTEGVPLVANFFVECTKPLTDATPFPKIVGAKWGPGCRLHEPTSGVLSRDQVVNFKVDVPHAFQVAVKGDSVQAMNKIEGNTWEAKYAIGKAEKSVTILANYEEGSQKFAGLLGFTVAD